One window from the genome of Nicotiana tomentosiformis chromosome 5, ASM39032v3, whole genome shotgun sequence encodes:
- the LOC104115059 gene encoding MAR-binding filament-like protein 1 isoform X1 gives MIHVQCPYIEMKKFFFFRTSSNDVNNIPSPPSKDKSSDNIDKSKSKKEVSSPSLRRSVSLSSGSFYDSGLGQRNFRDPSRSPCHSKRAHPKKSGRDPCRRGRTRTPERQPPENFSQACYTENGYFRTQYDPSESSSYCSSNVSSKVLDRYIDGEQEQEKSASANHYPTEDHVEIGYAGRQLPPRVHYTAPASPPDARKQRPISQSFREAKASKLCFTSGEMDEIGFEHASPRKLAKKVVERLSQSRSMAKISSEDFDADGPITIEDIYCGNLSRCPSVCSDGVSRKSSSANESNGRMYEEIPVLCERNYLGMEDDSDLVLLRKLKEAEDRAMLLSEELEEGNFLHGRGLSVPMLIQTIRSLTEEKVQMAFDVSSILRDQVAERASSKEEAGLLKAELDSWTRRLETEKNELQSALEKELDRRSSEWSLKLEKYQVGEHKLRERVREIAEQNVSLQREVSSLNEKEVDNRSKISFSEKQLEELTKRIEEVSKENQNLQQQLSQLQEEYRVAQDDRDYVRENYEEKVKECEDLNRSIARLQRTCNEQEKTIDGLRGFCEDVGKKSPANYDNQLEKLQVEQIRLVGVERALRKEVESYRLQTDSLRHENICLLNRLRGNGKEGGFSTFKLDQELCNRVCCLQNQGLNLLRDSSQLCGKLMEYTKANVRQSGGIDGQFLIECNVKIQGLNRGIETLTSSLQTVSSVINEKSNPVHSDSQPSEMKQLELKSETLLTTVLREKLYSKEMDIEQLQADLAAAVRGKDILKCEVQNALDTLSCAKHKMKDLELQMIMKDDNINQLQNELQECMKELSVVKGILPKVSQERDVMWEEVKNCSEKNMLLNSEINMLKKKVEALDEDILMKEGEITILKDSMSKPFDLLASHDSSREFLLE, from the exons ATTCATGTGCAGTGTCCGTACATAGAGATGAAGAAGTTCTTCTTTTTCCGAACATCATCTAATGATGTAAACAACATCCCTTCACCACCATCAAAGGACAAATCATCAGACAACATCGACAAATCAAAAAGCAAGAAGGAAGTTTCTTCTCCAAGTCTTAGAAGGAGCGTTTCATTGTCATCTGGATCCTTTTATGACAGTGGGTTAGGACAAAGGAATTTCAGGGATCCGAGCAGATCTCCATGTCACAGTAAGAGAGCTCATCCTAAGAAATCAGGTCGTGATCCATGCCGCCG TGGTCGTACTCGTACTCCTGAGAGGCAGCCCCCAGAGAATTTCTCTCAGGCATGTTATACAGAAAATGGTTATTTCAGAACACAGTATGATCCATCAGAGAGCTCTTCTTATTGCTCCAGTAATGTCTCGAGCAAAGTTTTAGATCGGTATATAGATGGAGAGCAAGAGCAGGAAAAAAGTGCCTCAGCTAACCACTATCCTACGGAAGATCATGTCGAGATTGGATACGCCGGCAGACAGCTGCCGCCAAGAGTTCACTATACTGCTCCTGCTTCGCCACCCGATGCCAGGAAGCAGAGACCAATATCTCAATCTTTCAGAGAAGCAAAAGCATCTAAACTATGTTTTACATCTGGAGAGATGGACGAGATTGGTTTTGAGCATGCGTCTCCGCGAAAACTAGCGAAGAAGGTGGTTGAGAGACTCTCTCAGTCTCGGTCGATGGCAAAAATAAGTTCAGAAGATTTTGATGCTGACGGTCCAATTACTATTGAAGATATCTACTGTGGAAATTTAAGTAGATGTCCAAGTGTATGTTCTGATGGTGTTTCCCGGAAGAGTAGTTCTGCAAATGAGTCTAATGGTAGGatgtatgaagagattccagtccTGTGTGAGAGAAATTATTTGGGGATGGAAGACGATTCAGATTTGGTATTACTGAGAAAACTTAAAGAAGCTGAGGATCGTGCTATGTTGCTCTCGGAAGAGCTTGAAGAGGGAAACTTTCTTCATGGCAGAGGCCTTAGTGTTCCAATGTTGATTCAGACTATTAGAAGCTTGACAGAGGAGAAGGTACAAATGGCTTTTGACGTTTCGAGCATTCTACGGGATCAAGTTGCTGAAAGGGCTTCTTCTAAGGAAGAAGCCGGACTACTAAAGGCAGAATTAGATTCATGGACACGAAGACTGGAGACAGAAAAGAATGAGTTACAATCAGCACTGGAAAAGGAGTTGGATAGAAGATCAAGTGAGTGGTCTCTAAAACTTGAGAAATACCAAGTTGGAGAACATAAACTCCGTGAAAGGGTGAGGGAGATTGCAGAGCAGAATGTTTCTCTACAAAGGGAAGTCTCTTCACTTAATGAGAAGGAGGTTGATAATAGAAGCAAGATATCATTTTCAGAAAAACAACTTGAAGAATTGACTAAAAGAATAGAGGAAGTGTCAAAGGAGAATCAAAATTTACAGCAGCAGCTTTCTCAGTTACAAGAGGAATACCGAGTAGCTCAAGATGATCGAGATTATGTCCGCGAAAACTATGAGGAAAAGGTTAAAGAATGCGAGGACCTGAACAGATCTATTGCTAGATTGCAAAGGACTTGCAATGAACAAGAGAAGACAATCGATGGTCTACGAGGATTTTGTGAGGATGTTGGCAAGAAGAGTCCAGCAAACTATGACAACCAGTTGGAGAAGTTGCAAGTAGAGCAAATAAGATTGGTAGGTGTTGAGCGTGCTCTAAGGAAGGAGGTGGAGTCTTATAGGCTTCAAACTGATTCTCTACGCCATGAAAACATTTGCTTATTGAATCGTTTAAGAGGCAATGGAAAGGAGGGTGGATTCTCAACATTTAAGCTTGATCAGGAATTGTGCAATCGGGTTTGCTGCTTGCAAAATCAGGGGCTCAATTTGCTTAGGGACAGCAGCCAGCTTTGTGGAAAGCTAATGGAGTACACAAAAGCGAATGTCAGACAAAGTGGGGGAATTGATGGTCAATTTTTAATCGAATGCAATGTCAAAATCCAGGGTCTTAACAGGGGAATTGAGACTCTGACTAGCAGTTTGCAGACAGTGTCGTCTGTGATAAATGAGAAGTCCAACCCAGTGCATTCAGATTCTCAGCCATCT GAAATGAAGCAATTAGAGCTCAAATCAGAGACTTTGCTGACAACTGTGTTAAGGGAAAAGCTTTATTCCAAAGAGATGGATATAGAGCAACTTCAGGCTGATCTGGCAGCAGCAGTTAGAGGTAAAGACATCCTCAAATGTGAAGTGCAAAATGCGCTGGATACCCTTTCTTGTGCCAAACACAAGATGAAAGATCTCGAGCTTCAG ATGATAATGAAGGATGATAATATCAATCAGCTCCAAAATGAATTGCAAGAATGTATGAAGGAACTTAGCGTCGTGAAGGGGATACTACCAAAAGTATCTCAGGAGAGAGATGTAATGTGGGAGGAAGTTAAGAACTGCAGTGAGAAGAACATGTTGTTGAACTCTGAGATCAACATGTTGAAAAAGAAGGTAGAGGCTCTCGACGAAGACATTCTTATGAAAGAAGGTGAGATCACAATCTTGAAGGACTCGATGAGCAAACCTTTCGACCTTCTTGCAAGTCATGATTCTAGTAGAGAATTTCTGTTGGAGTGA
- the LOC104115059 gene encoding MAR-binding filament-like protein 1 isoform X2 gives MKKFFFFRTSSNDVNNIPSPPSKDKSSDNIDKSKSKKEVSSPSLRRSVSLSSGSFYDSGLGQRNFRDPSRSPCHSKRAHPKKSGRDPCRRGRTRTPERQPPENFSQACYTENGYFRTQYDPSESSSYCSSNVSSKVLDRYIDGEQEQEKSASANHYPTEDHVEIGYAGRQLPPRVHYTAPASPPDARKQRPISQSFREAKASKLCFTSGEMDEIGFEHASPRKLAKKVVERLSQSRSMAKISSEDFDADGPITIEDIYCGNLSRCPSVCSDGVSRKSSSANESNGRMYEEIPVLCERNYLGMEDDSDLVLLRKLKEAEDRAMLLSEELEEGNFLHGRGLSVPMLIQTIRSLTEEKVQMAFDVSSILRDQVAERASSKEEAGLLKAELDSWTRRLETEKNELQSALEKELDRRSSEWSLKLEKYQVGEHKLRERVREIAEQNVSLQREVSSLNEKEVDNRSKISFSEKQLEELTKRIEEVSKENQNLQQQLSQLQEEYRVAQDDRDYVRENYEEKVKECEDLNRSIARLQRTCNEQEKTIDGLRGFCEDVGKKSPANYDNQLEKLQVEQIRLVGVERALRKEVESYRLQTDSLRHENICLLNRLRGNGKEGGFSTFKLDQELCNRVCCLQNQGLNLLRDSSQLCGKLMEYTKANVRQSGGIDGQFLIECNVKIQGLNRGIETLTSSLQTVSSVINEKSNPVHSDSQPSEMKQLELKSETLLTTVLREKLYSKEMDIEQLQADLAAAVRGKDILKCEVQNALDTLSCAKHKMKDLELQMIMKDDNINQLQNELQECMKELSVVKGILPKVSQERDVMWEEVKNCSEKNMLLNSEINMLKKKVEALDEDILMKEGEITILKDSMSKPFDLLASHDSSREFLLE, from the exons ATGAAGAAGTTCTTCTTTTTCCGAACATCATCTAATGATGTAAACAACATCCCTTCACCACCATCAAAGGACAAATCATCAGACAACATCGACAAATCAAAAAGCAAGAAGGAAGTTTCTTCTCCAAGTCTTAGAAGGAGCGTTTCATTGTCATCTGGATCCTTTTATGACAGTGGGTTAGGACAAAGGAATTTCAGGGATCCGAGCAGATCTCCATGTCACAGTAAGAGAGCTCATCCTAAGAAATCAGGTCGTGATCCATGCCGCCG TGGTCGTACTCGTACTCCTGAGAGGCAGCCCCCAGAGAATTTCTCTCAGGCATGTTATACAGAAAATGGTTATTTCAGAACACAGTATGATCCATCAGAGAGCTCTTCTTATTGCTCCAGTAATGTCTCGAGCAAAGTTTTAGATCGGTATATAGATGGAGAGCAAGAGCAGGAAAAAAGTGCCTCAGCTAACCACTATCCTACGGAAGATCATGTCGAGATTGGATACGCCGGCAGACAGCTGCCGCCAAGAGTTCACTATACTGCTCCTGCTTCGCCACCCGATGCCAGGAAGCAGAGACCAATATCTCAATCTTTCAGAGAAGCAAAAGCATCTAAACTATGTTTTACATCTGGAGAGATGGACGAGATTGGTTTTGAGCATGCGTCTCCGCGAAAACTAGCGAAGAAGGTGGTTGAGAGACTCTCTCAGTCTCGGTCGATGGCAAAAATAAGTTCAGAAGATTTTGATGCTGACGGTCCAATTACTATTGAAGATATCTACTGTGGAAATTTAAGTAGATGTCCAAGTGTATGTTCTGATGGTGTTTCCCGGAAGAGTAGTTCTGCAAATGAGTCTAATGGTAGGatgtatgaagagattccagtccTGTGTGAGAGAAATTATTTGGGGATGGAAGACGATTCAGATTTGGTATTACTGAGAAAACTTAAAGAAGCTGAGGATCGTGCTATGTTGCTCTCGGAAGAGCTTGAAGAGGGAAACTTTCTTCATGGCAGAGGCCTTAGTGTTCCAATGTTGATTCAGACTATTAGAAGCTTGACAGAGGAGAAGGTACAAATGGCTTTTGACGTTTCGAGCATTCTACGGGATCAAGTTGCTGAAAGGGCTTCTTCTAAGGAAGAAGCCGGACTACTAAAGGCAGAATTAGATTCATGGACACGAAGACTGGAGACAGAAAAGAATGAGTTACAATCAGCACTGGAAAAGGAGTTGGATAGAAGATCAAGTGAGTGGTCTCTAAAACTTGAGAAATACCAAGTTGGAGAACATAAACTCCGTGAAAGGGTGAGGGAGATTGCAGAGCAGAATGTTTCTCTACAAAGGGAAGTCTCTTCACTTAATGAGAAGGAGGTTGATAATAGAAGCAAGATATCATTTTCAGAAAAACAACTTGAAGAATTGACTAAAAGAATAGAGGAAGTGTCAAAGGAGAATCAAAATTTACAGCAGCAGCTTTCTCAGTTACAAGAGGAATACCGAGTAGCTCAAGATGATCGAGATTATGTCCGCGAAAACTATGAGGAAAAGGTTAAAGAATGCGAGGACCTGAACAGATCTATTGCTAGATTGCAAAGGACTTGCAATGAACAAGAGAAGACAATCGATGGTCTACGAGGATTTTGTGAGGATGTTGGCAAGAAGAGTCCAGCAAACTATGACAACCAGTTGGAGAAGTTGCAAGTAGAGCAAATAAGATTGGTAGGTGTTGAGCGTGCTCTAAGGAAGGAGGTGGAGTCTTATAGGCTTCAAACTGATTCTCTACGCCATGAAAACATTTGCTTATTGAATCGTTTAAGAGGCAATGGAAAGGAGGGTGGATTCTCAACATTTAAGCTTGATCAGGAATTGTGCAATCGGGTTTGCTGCTTGCAAAATCAGGGGCTCAATTTGCTTAGGGACAGCAGCCAGCTTTGTGGAAAGCTAATGGAGTACACAAAAGCGAATGTCAGACAAAGTGGGGGAATTGATGGTCAATTTTTAATCGAATGCAATGTCAAAATCCAGGGTCTTAACAGGGGAATTGAGACTCTGACTAGCAGTTTGCAGACAGTGTCGTCTGTGATAAATGAGAAGTCCAACCCAGTGCATTCAGATTCTCAGCCATCT GAAATGAAGCAATTAGAGCTCAAATCAGAGACTTTGCTGACAACTGTGTTAAGGGAAAAGCTTTATTCCAAAGAGATGGATATAGAGCAACTTCAGGCTGATCTGGCAGCAGCAGTTAGAGGTAAAGACATCCTCAAATGTGAAGTGCAAAATGCGCTGGATACCCTTTCTTGTGCCAAACACAAGATGAAAGATCTCGAGCTTCAG ATGATAATGAAGGATGATAATATCAATCAGCTCCAAAATGAATTGCAAGAATGTATGAAGGAACTTAGCGTCGTGAAGGGGATACTACCAAAAGTATCTCAGGAGAGAGATGTAATGTGGGAGGAAGTTAAGAACTGCAGTGAGAAGAACATGTTGTTGAACTCTGAGATCAACATGTTGAAAAAGAAGGTAGAGGCTCTCGACGAAGACATTCTTATGAAAGAAGGTGAGATCACAATCTTGAAGGACTCGATGAGCAAACCTTTCGACCTTCTTGCAAGTCATGATTCTAGTAGAGAATTTCTGTTGGAGTGA
- the LOC104115058 gene encoding deaminated glutathione amidase, chloroplastic/cytosolic isoform X2 — MKGYCSLARESNIWLSLGGFQEKGSDDAHLRNTHVLIDDNGNIRSTYSKMHLFDVDVPGGAVYKESSFTEAGKDIVVVDSPFGRLGLTVCYDLRFPEVYQQLRFNHDAQVLLVPAAFTTVTGQAHWEILLRARAIETQCYVIAAAQAGKHNEKRESYGDTLIIDPWGTIVGQLSDRWSTGITVADIDFSLIDSVRAKMPVSKHRKPAEFWNQHP; from the exons ATGAAAGGCTACTGTTCTCTTGCAAG GGAATCAAATATTTGGTTGTCGCTAGGAGGATTCCAAGAAAAAGGGAGTGATGATGCACACTTGCGCAACACTCATGTTCTCATTGATGATAATGGAAATATTAGGAGCACGTACAGTAAGATGCATCT GTTTGATGTGGATGTTCCTGGAGGTGCAGTTTATAAAGAGAGTAGTTTCACTGAAGCTG GGAAGGATATTGTTGTGGTGGACAGCCCCTTCGGCCGTCTGGGTCTCACTGTTTGTTACGACTTAAGATTCCCTGAGGTGTATCAACAACTTAGGTTCAATCATGATGCACAG GTTTTGTTAGTGCCTGCTGCTTTCACAACGGTGACTGGTCAGGCACATTGGGAGATTCTTCTCCGCGCTCGTGCAATTGAAACACAGTGTTAT GTCAtagctgctgctcaagcagggaaGCATAATGAAAAAAGGGAAAGCTATGGAGATACCTTAATAATTGATCCATGGGGAACAATAGTTGGTCAATTGTCAG ATCGATGGTCAACAGGTATTACTGTTGCAGATATTGACTTCTCATTAATAGATTCAGTCCGAGCAAAGATGCCAGTGTCTAAG CATCGCAAGCCTGCTGAATTCTGGAATCAGCATCCTTGA
- the LOC104115058 gene encoding deaminated glutathione amidase, chloroplastic/cytosolic isoform X1: MNFCLNTQLSTRYNFTVASAGKSIAMANSVRIAAAQMTSVNNLAVNFATCSRLVKEAASAGAKLLCFPENFSFVGDLQGESLKIAETLDGPIMKGYCSLARESNIWLSLGGFQEKGSDDAHLRNTHVLIDDNGNIRSTYSKMHLFDVDVPGGAVYKESSFTEAGKDIVVVDSPFGRLGLTVCYDLRFPEVYQQLRFNHDAQVLLVPAAFTTVTGQAHWEILLRARAIETQCYVIAAAQAGKHNEKRESYGDTLIIDPWGTIVGQLSDRWSTGITVADIDFSLIDSVRAKMPVSKHRKPAEFWNQHP, encoded by the exons ATGAATTTCTGTCTGAATACACAATTAAGCACCCGTTACAACTTCACAGTGGCATCTGCCGGAAAATCCATAGCCATGGCCAACTCCGTCAGAATCGCCGCTGCTCAGATGACGTCCGTTAATAATCTCGCCGTTAACTTCGCTACTTGCTCTCGCCTCGTTAAG GAAGCAGCTTCAGCAGGGGCTAAATTGCTATGTTTTCCTGAAAATTTCTCTTTTGTGGGAGACCTACAGGGAGAGAGTCTTAAAATTGCTGAGACCCTAGATGGACCTATTATGAAAGGCTACTGTTCTCTTGCAAG GGAATCAAATATTTGGTTGTCGCTAGGAGGATTCCAAGAAAAAGGGAGTGATGATGCACACTTGCGCAACACTCATGTTCTCATTGATGATAATGGAAATATTAGGAGCACGTACAGTAAGATGCATCT GTTTGATGTGGATGTTCCTGGAGGTGCAGTTTATAAAGAGAGTAGTTTCACTGAAGCTG GGAAGGATATTGTTGTGGTGGACAGCCCCTTCGGCCGTCTGGGTCTCACTGTTTGTTACGACTTAAGATTCCCTGAGGTGTATCAACAACTTAGGTTCAATCATGATGCACAG GTTTTGTTAGTGCCTGCTGCTTTCACAACGGTGACTGGTCAGGCACATTGGGAGATTCTTCTCCGCGCTCGTGCAATTGAAACACAGTGTTAT GTCAtagctgctgctcaagcagggaaGCATAATGAAAAAAGGGAAAGCTATGGAGATACCTTAATAATTGATCCATGGGGAACAATAGTTGGTCAATTGTCAG ATCGATGGTCAACAGGTATTACTGTTGCAGATATTGACTTCTCATTAATAGATTCAGTCCGAGCAAAGATGCCAGTGTCTAAG CATCGCAAGCCTGCTGAATTCTGGAATCAGCATCCTTGA